A region of Culicoides brevitarsis isolate CSIRO-B50_1 chromosome 1, AGI_CSIRO_Cbre_v1, whole genome shotgun sequence DNA encodes the following proteins:
- the LOC134837113 gene encoding general transcription factor IIH subunit 1 — translation MTTREDVLLQVGEVRFKKGDGTLYLMRERIAWMADHRDTVAASHRFQDIKMQKISPEGKPKIQLQVVLHDGNSSTFHFVNKLGTAAQMKDRDKVKELLQQLLPNFKRKVDKELEEKNRLLTENPALLQLYKDLVITKVITSEEFWESHAKKYTQKDNTQKQEIGVSGAFLADIKPQTDGCNGLKYNLTADIIDCIFKTYPAVKKKHMENVPTKLSESEFWTKFFQSHYFHRDRLTSGTKDIFTECSRIDDKALEQAVSENAGDPLLDLRLFEDSSLAEGFCSASTTEKSAGNDKSNNSTNIVHQNMIKRFNQHSFMVLKTCTDVKTLNSSNATTANSNASSAQTSPEKTTNGANNGNGAHINNNNINKLTNGHNGNNLLDASSHEDEPKNKKARIMEKIIFEDLEADPAEKVTIPQLNLTKVERYLHGPVPSTTGPSSADEDDEQDVDMNTVCSQLARSTEAWMQRTPYKALVSANGAVHALGELSPGGALMRGFQEQSLAQLVPPDVEKELRFLYLSLSELLKHFWNSFPAITPQQEQKAVQMHEALQRFQQAKLQPFEDRAMRELQPLGATLTQHLNQLLQAAKNKFVSWQERKMRQSNR, via the exons ATGACAACACGTGAAGATGTGTTGCTGCAAGTAGGCGAAGTCCGTTTCAAAAAGGGCGATGGCACGTTGTATCTCATGCGCGAGAGAATTGCCTGGATGGCAGATCACAGAGATACTGTTGCTGCGTCACATCGGTTTCAGGACATAAAaa tgcaaaaaatcTCACCGGAAGGAAAGCCTAAAATACAGTTACAAGTTGTCTTGCACGATGGAAATTCGAGTACATTTCATTTCGTCAACAAATTAGGCACAGCTGCACAAATGAAAGATCGTGACAAAGTAAAGGAGTTGTTGCAACAATTACTGCCGAACTTCAAACGAAAAGTAGACAAGGAATTGGAGGAGAAAAATCGACTGTTGACGGAAAATCCGGCGCTACTGCAACTGTACAAGGATTTGGTGATAACAAAAGTGATAACGAGCGAGGAATTTTGGGAATCGCACGCGAAAAAATACACGCAGAAAGACAACACGCAAAAGCAGGAAATTGGCGTTTCGGGTGCCTTTCTTGCGGATATCAAGCCACAAACGGATGGTTGCAACGGCCTTAAATACAACCTGACTGCCGACATAATCGACTGCATCTTCAAAACGTATCCGGCGGTGAAGAAGAAACACATGGAAAATGTGCCAACGAAGCTCAGCGAATCGGAATTTTGGACCAAATTCTTTCAGTCACACTACTTTCACCGAGATCGCCTTACAAGCGGAACCAAAGACATTTTTACCGAATGCAGTCGCATCGACGACAAAGCCTTGGAGCAAGCGGTTTCGGAAAATGCGGGAGATCCGTTGCTCGATTTGCGTCTCTTCGAAGACAGTTCCTTGGCCGAGGGCTTTTGCTCGGCATCAACCACCGAAAAGTCTGCCGGCAACGACAAAAGCAACAACAGCACGAACATTGTGCATCAGAACATGATCAAACGATTCAACCAGCATTCGTTCATGGTTCTGAAAACGTGCACCGATGTCAAAACACTCAATAGCAGCAATGCAACAACTGCCAATAGCAATGCCTCGTCAGCACAAACCTCGCCCGAAAAGACGACAAATGGTGCCAACAACGGAAACGGAGCTCatatcaacaacaataacatcaATAAACTCACGAATGGGCATAACGGGAACAATTTGCTCGATGCTTCATCTCACGAAGACGAgccgaaaaacaaaaaagctcgcatcatggaaaaaatcatttttgaagaTCTCGAAGCAGATCCGGCGGAAAAAGTGACAATTCCGCAGCTAAATCTCACCAAAGTAGAACGATATTTGCACGGGCCTGTTCCTTCGACGACGGGACCTTCGTCAGCGGATGAAGACGACGAGCAAGATGTCGACATGAATACCGTTTGTAGTCAACTGGCGCGAAGTACGGAAGCGTGGATGCAAAGAACGCCCTATAAAGCACTCGTTTCAGCAAATGGAGCGGTTCATGCGCTCGGAGAACTCAGTCCTGGCGGTGCACTAATGCGCGGATTTCAGGAACAATCTCTTGCCC aatTAGTGCCTCCCGACGTCGAAAAAGAGCTtagatttttgtatttatcatTATCCGAGTTGCTGAAGCATTTTTGGAATAGTTTTCCGGCAATCACTCCGCAACAGGAACAAAAAGCCGTACAAATGCACGAAGCATTACAGAGGTTTCAACAAGCCAAATTACAACCATTtgag gatcgTGCCATGCGTGAACTCCAACCTCTCGGAGCAACGCTAACGCAGCATTTGAATCAGTTGTTGCAAGcagccaaaaataaatttgtatcgTGGCAGGAACGAAAAATGCGTCAATCTAATAGGTAG
- the LOC134830161 gene encoding proteasome subunit alpha type-7-1, producing MSARYDRAVTVFSPDGHLLQVEYAQEAVRKGSTAVGVRGKNVVVLGVEKKSVAKLQEERTVRKICLLDHHVVMAFAGLTADARILINRAQVECQSHKLNVEDPVTLEYITRYIAQLKQKYTQSNGRRPFGISCLIGGFDFDGTAHLYQTEPSGIYYEWKANATGRSAKTVREFLEKYYKPEDVETEDGAVKLAIKALLEVVQSGKKNLEIAVMRKDQPLKMLDPDTIGKYVEIIEKEKEEEANAKKQKK from the coding sequence atgtcTGCAAGATACGATCGTGCTGTTACAGTATTCTCTCCGGATGGGCATTTGCTCCAAGTTGAATACGCTCAGGAAGCTGTTCGCAAGGGCTCTACCGCTGTCGGAGTTCGTGGCAAAAATGTCGTCGTCTTgggtgtcgaaaaaaaatctgtcgcAAAGTTGCAGGAGGAACGTACCGTTCGAAAAATCTGCTTGTTGGATCATCATGTCGTCATGGCATTCGCTGGTTTGACTGCCGACGCTCGAATCCTCATCAATCGTGCGCAAGTCGAGTGTCAAAGTCACAAACTCAATGTCGAAGATCCCGTAACGCTCGAATACATTACGCGTTACATTGCCCAGCTGAAGCAAAAGTACACACAAAGTAACGGAAGACGTCCTTTTGGCATTTCCTGCTTGATCGGAGGCTTCGATTTTGATGGCACAGCACACCTGTATCAGACAGAACCGTCGGGCATCTATTACGAATGGAAGGCAAATGCGACGGGACGATCGGCGAAGACGGTTCGAGAGTTTCTCGAGAAATATTACAAGCCGGAGGATGTCGAGACGGAAGACGGAGCTGTGAAACTCGCGATTAAAGCTTTGTTGGAAGTCGTTCAGTCGGGAAAGAAAAATCTTGAGATTGCCGTGATGCGGAAAGATCAACCGCTGAAGATGTTGGATCCAGATACGATTGGAAAATATGTTGAAATTATCGAGAAAGAGAAGGAGGAGGAAGCTAATGCGAAGAagcaaaagaaataa
- the LOC134834829 gene encoding nucleosome assembly protein 1-like 1-A — MDPMESSGDEHDHDTVVFEDLLKNQAFLTASMRRQLLKTMVRSLPDKVQRRIKALKNLQLDHLKLEAKFYQEMYELERKYFELYQPIKDKRREIIAGNVEPTDEEAAYQSAGEEEDEEMSEKLKQMSLDLQKGLPKFDENVAGIPDFWLQVFKSTEVIADMLQPHDEPILKHLQDLKIVHDANDMAYTIEFHFSPNEYFKDAVLTKKYFLRCESNKDDPLGFEGPEIIKCTGCIINWLPGKNVCVKTIKKKQKHKARGAVRTITKQVPNDSFFNFFAPPLAADDSNMDEESEAILTTDFEIGHFLRSRLINRAVLYYCGDIVEDDESDEEEEEEATDEETGDSDEDDERPAKPAHKNKGGQAAGDGQQPAECKQS, encoded by the exons ATGGATCCCATGGAGTCGTCCGGAGACGAGCACGATCACGATACCGTCGTCTTCGAGGATTTGCTGAAGAATCAGGCATTCTTGACCGCATCCATGCGACGCCAATTGCTCAAGACAATGGTGCGATCGCTGCCCGACAAAGTACAACGTCGGATAAAAGCGCTGAAAAATCTCCAATTGGATCACTTGAAGCTCGAGGCGAAGTTTTATCAGGAAATGTACGAACTTGAACGCAAATATTTCGAACTCTATCAACCCATTAAGGATAAACGCAGGGAGATTATTGCCGGCAATGTTGAACCAACGGATGAGGAAGCGGCCTACCAATCAGCTGGCGAAGAGGAAGACGAGGAAATGTCGGAGAAGTTGAAGCAAATGTCGCTGGATCTGCAAAAAGGTTTGCCCAAATTTGACGAAAACGTTGCCGGAATTCCCGATTTTTGGTTGCAAGTGTTCAAAAGTACGGAAGTTATCGCCGATATGCTTCAACCGCATGACGAGCCCATTCTGAAACACTTGCAAGACCTCAAAATTGTGCACGATGCGAACGACATGGCGTACACGATCGAATTCCATTTTTCGCCAAACGAGTATTTCAAAGATGCCGTTCTcacgaagaaatattttctgcGTTGCGAATCGAATAAAGATGATCCGCTCGGGTTCGAGGGACCTGAAATCATCAAATGCACGGGTTGCATCATCAATTGGTTGCCGGGCAAGAATGTTTGTgttaaaacgattaaaaagaagcaaaaacacAAGGCACGTGGCGCCGTTCGTACAATTACGAAGCAAGTCCCGAACGATTCgttcttcaactttttcgcACCTCCCTTGGCAGCTGATGATTCGAATATGGATGAAGAGTCGGAAGCTATTTTGACGACAGACTTTGAGATTGGGCACTTTTTGCGCTCTCGTCTCATCAATAGGGCTGTTTTGTACTATTGCGGAGATATCGTCGAAGATGACGAGTCTGACGAAGAG gaagaagaagaagcaacGGATGAAGAAACCGGAGATTCAGATGAAGACGATGAACGTCCTGCAAAACCTGCACACAAGAACAAGGGAGGACAAGCAGCTGGCGATGGTCAACAACCTGCTGAATGCAAACAAtcctaa